In Oryzias melastigma strain HK-1 linkage group LG18, ASM292280v2, whole genome shotgun sequence, one DNA window encodes the following:
- the fis1 gene encoding mitochondrial fission 1 protein, with protein MEAVLSDIVAPEDLLRFEKKYKNEQDKGGVSKETKFEYAWCLIRSKYTRDIQKGITLLEELVHKSPKDDSRDFLFYLAVANYRLKEYERALRYIRTLLKNEPENKQALEMEKLIDKALKKDGLVGMAIVGGIGLSVVGLAGLIGLAVSKGAAKS; from the exons ATGGAGGCTGTTCTGAGTGATATAGTAGCTCCTGAGGACCTTTTG AGATTTgagaagaaatacaaaaatgagCAAGACAAGGGGGGCGTTTCCAAGGAAACAAAGTTCGAGTATGCCTGGTGTTTGATCAGGAGTAAATACACGCGGGACATCCAGAAGGGAATCACGTTGTTGGAGG AACTTGTCCACAAATCTCCAAAAGATGACTCCAGAGACTTTCTTTTCTACCTCGCAGTGGCCAACTACAGACTCAAA GAGTACGAGCGGGCCCTGCGCTACATCCGGACCCTCCTGAAGAACGAGCCGGAGAACAAGCAGGCCCTGGAGATGGAGAAACTCATCGATAAGGCTTTGAAGAAAG ATGGCTTGGTCGGCATGGCGATCGTCGGGGGGATCGGGCTGAGCGTGGTCGGATTAGCGGGCCTCATCGGCTTGGCGGTGTCAAAAGGAGCGGCAAAATCTTAA